Proteins co-encoded in one Marinomonas sp. IMCC 4694 genomic window:
- a CDS encoding DnaT-like ssDNA-binding domain-containing protein: MAKAFDKLLRSLYEVGFMLDNDYSLPISFSTAAQIGLEETVLLTFLKQQAYLVNSTVLRVEMHRLSAQLPFWTVPMLMKLLGNLQLSQLLSFQRQEEVLEIHLVSPQKTAQAVKPTVERSSSDESLMNKMDRLHKASRDKNDEFTPQSKSYPTKPPVRQYGAPPSPPVANDRRGVTDFDLYLEQKERARQPDQWQPEEATLEQIVQSGIAREFALTLQTEFLLRIKEQRKNVRTWNSEFFKYVKRQWQYKQSDRSSYEGTSGSSKFTKTSREQVSDALNNIHDTDW; this comes from the coding sequence ATGGCAAAGGCTTTTGATAAACTATTGCGCTCATTATACGAAGTGGGATTTATGTTGGATAACGACTATTCATTGCCGATATCATTTTCGACGGCCGCTCAAATAGGCTTAGAAGAAACCGTGTTGCTTACCTTTTTGAAGCAACAGGCTTACCTCGTTAATTCGACAGTTTTGCGTGTTGAAATGCACAGATTGAGTGCTCAGTTACCTTTTTGGACTGTGCCTATGCTAATGAAGTTGTTAGGAAACTTGCAGCTCAGCCAGTTGCTCAGTTTTCAGCGTCAGGAAGAGGTGTTAGAGATACACCTGGTGTCGCCGCAGAAAACGGCACAAGCGGTGAAACCCACTGTCGAGCGATCTTCGTCAGACGAGTCTTTGATGAACAAAATGGATCGTTTACACAAAGCGTCTCGGGATAAAAACGATGAGTTTACACCTCAATCGAAGAGTTATCCTACCAAGCCGCCTGTTCGTCAATATGGCGCGCCACCTTCTCCGCCGGTAGCAAACGATCGACGTGGTGTGACAGATTTTGATTTATATTTGGAGCAAAAAGAGCGTGCGCGTCAGCCAGATCAGTGGCAACCAGAAGAAGCAACATTAGAACAAATTGTACAATCAGGCATTGCGCGTGAGTTTGCCTTGACGTTGCAAACTGAATTTTTGCTAAGAATCAAAGAACAACGTAAAAACGTCAGAACGTGGAACAGCGAGTTTTTCAAATACGTAAAACGCCAGTGGCAATATAAACAATCGGATCGGTCTTCATATGAAGGAACCTCAGGCAGTTCAAAATTTACTAAAACCTCTCGAGAGCAAGTTAGCGATGCCCTCAACAACATACACGACACCGACTGGTGA
- a CDS encoding replication protein P, whose protein sequence is MPSTTYTTPTGEFEAGHHSSRDAGPTEAEQQTRVLVNMLFARFKAIYTHKFASAYSTTDEVKLAKREWAVALKGFQEPLLAYAVERTKEVHAWPPTISEFLKLISTAYKAYGLVDPRSAYLEVCACRTDPLKHRWSHPAVFFAGSAAGWYKIKSEEERVSWPLFEASYLKVVDRVIAGERLCIPKVIMIENKQTLSVHNLAGDIARALSLSVDAVMPLLYYTQKTHGSGVRVRYREVSQKKLQEMGYNEKLPE, encoded by the coding sequence ATGCCCTCAACAACATACACGACACCGACTGGTGAGTTTGAGGCGGGCCATCACTCTTCTCGTGATGCGGGCCCAACGGAAGCAGAACAGCAAACACGTGTGCTTGTTAATATGCTTTTTGCACGCTTTAAAGCCATTTATACCCATAAATTTGCCTCAGCATACAGCACCACAGACGAAGTAAAGCTGGCAAAACGAGAGTGGGCTGTCGCGTTAAAAGGTTTTCAGGAGCCCCTGTTGGCGTATGCGGTTGAGCGCACCAAAGAGGTCCATGCTTGGCCGCCGACCATTTCTGAATTTTTAAAGCTCATTAGTACCGCTTATAAGGCGTATGGTTTAGTCGATCCTCGATCTGCCTATCTTGAGGTGTGTGCCTGTCGTACAGACCCTTTAAAGCACAGATGGAGTCATCCTGCGGTTTTTTTTGCGGGTTCTGCAGCAGGATGGTACAAGATTAAGTCAGAAGAAGAGCGCGTTAGTTGGCCTTTGTTTGAAGCGAGTTATTTGAAAGTAGTCGACCGTGTGATTGCCGGCGAGCGTTTGTGCATTCCTAAAGTCATTATGATCGAAAACAAGCAGACCTTGAGTGTGCATAACTTGGCCGGCGACATTGCCCGCGCCTTGTCATTGTCTGTAGACGCCGTTATGCCGTTACTGTATTACACTCAAAAAACGCATGGGTCTGGTGTGCGAGTCCGATATCGAGAAGTGAGCCAAAAAAAGCTACAGGAAATGGGATACAACGAAAAACTACCAGAATAA
- a CDS encoding response regulator — MLKVLIVDDHDVVSHGISRVLQDVNGVEVVGVVHSGEEAVIQSKALLPDIVLMDVHMPGIGGLGATKEIKRLFPSIKVIALSALDDNLYPMKLLEAGASGYLTKGTKTSELLDAIQAVARGEHYISNSIAQKMALTKFTVDGQGSPLGQLSDRELQVSQMIVDCKKSHEIAEYLNVSPKTVSTYRARIFAKLNIESDVELIHLAMRYNVLGMGQA; from the coding sequence ATGTTAAAAGTATTAATTGTTGATGATCATGATGTGGTTAGTCACGGTATTAGCCGTGTATTACAGGATGTAAATGGAGTGGAGGTTGTTGGTGTGGTTCACAGTGGCGAAGAGGCGGTAATTCAATCTAAGGCCTTGCTGCCAGACATCGTTTTGATGGATGTACACATGCCAGGGATAGGGGGATTAGGGGCCACCAAAGAAATAAAGCGCTTGTTTCCAAGCATAAAAGTGATTGCTTTGTCGGCCCTAGACGATAATTTGTACCCGATGAAGCTACTGGAAGCAGGAGCGTCCGGTTATTTAACGAAGGGTACCAAAACGTCGGAATTGCTGGATGCTATCCAAGCCGTTGCGAGAGGGGAGCATTATATTTCCAACAGCATCGCCCAGAAAATGGCACTGACGAAGTTTACGGTTGATGGTCAAGGGTCGCCCTTAGGTCAATTGTCTGACAGAGAATTGCAAGTGTCGCAAATGATTGTAGATTGTAAAAAATCTCACGAAATCGCTGAGTATCTTAATGTCAGTCCCAAAACAGTCAGCACGTACCGTGCGCGTATTTTCGCTAAATTAAATATAGAGAGCGATGTAGAGCTCATTCATTTGGCCATGCGATATAACGTATTGGGCATGGGCCAGGCGTAA
- the uvrC gene encoding excinuclease ABC subunit UvrC yields the protein MSHSEFDPKHFVNNLTSRPGVYRMYDSKGELLYVGKAKNLKNRVASYFRPTGLTTKTMALVSRIDSIEIAVTKSDTEALLLEQTLIKQHRPPYNILLRDDKSYPYILLSNHSHPALLFRRGEKAAKGTLFGPFPSGSAVKDSLITMQKVFKVRQCEDSTYANRSRPCLQYQIKRCSGPCVGLISDEEYDVDVRHARMFLQGKDQELTAEITSQMSTAAIDMEFERAAELRDQIIQLKHIQEQQYVYGQTGEADVIASIIQPGGLCVHVMMVRKGKVVGSKSHYPKMPIEISESELLSSFIAQFYLGGIQELPKTLIISHALEDADALVEGVFETTQKKIEVLSSVRGQRARWLELAQLNAEQGLQARLSDKRNHFSRVTALQKLLGFDEPPAHMECFDISHSSGEATVASCVVFGPDGPDKKRYRSFNIEGVEPGDDYGAMKQALTRRYKRVKSGELDAPDVLLIDGGKGQLTQAETVLKELGLVNIFLLGVAKGDTRKPGLETLYIGSKEDEVVLPPDSSALHLIQHIRDEAHRFAITTHRRRRDKKRRHSSLEGIPGIGPSRRKELLMAFGGYQELLSASQEDIAKVKGISAKKAEDVYLYLHKS from the coding sequence TTGAGCCATTCAGAATTTGATCCAAAACATTTTGTAAACAATCTCACCAGTCGCCCAGGCGTGTATCGCATGTATGACAGTAAGGGTGAGTTGCTTTACGTTGGAAAAGCAAAAAACCTTAAAAATCGTGTTGCCAGTTATTTCAGGCCCACTGGATTAACAACCAAGACCATGGCCTTAGTAAGCCGTATTGATTCGATCGAAATTGCCGTGACCAAGAGCGATACAGAAGCTTTGTTGCTTGAGCAGACGCTGATTAAGCAACATCGACCTCCGTACAACATATTGCTTCGCGACGATAAATCGTATCCTTACATTTTGTTATCCAATCATTCGCACCCTGCTTTACTGTTTCGTCGTGGCGAAAAGGCCGCTAAAGGTACTTTATTTGGTCCCTTTCCAAGCGGCTCAGCCGTAAAAGACAGTTTAATTACCATGCAAAAAGTCTTTAAAGTCCGCCAGTGTGAAGACAGCACGTACGCCAATCGGTCGCGCCCCTGCTTGCAGTATCAAATTAAACGATGCTCTGGACCTTGTGTTGGCTTGATTTCAGACGAAGAGTACGACGTGGATGTACGCCATGCACGGATGTTTTTACAGGGCAAAGATCAAGAGCTCACCGCTGAGATTACCTCGCAAATGAGCACCGCCGCCATTGATATGGAATTTGAACGTGCCGCTGAACTGCGTGACCAGATTATTCAGCTGAAGCACATACAAGAGCAGCAGTATGTATACGGTCAAACAGGAGAGGCCGATGTCATCGCTTCCATTATTCAGCCTGGTGGCTTGTGTGTGCATGTGATGATGGTGCGAAAAGGTAAAGTGGTGGGCAGCAAAAGCCATTACCCTAAAATGCCGATTGAGATTTCTGAAAGTGAGCTATTGTCTTCTTTTATCGCACAATTTTACCTTGGCGGAATTCAAGAGCTGCCGAAGACGCTTATCATTAGTCATGCGCTAGAAGATGCCGATGCCTTGGTTGAGGGTGTTTTTGAGACTACACAGAAAAAAATTGAGGTTCTTAGCAGCGTGCGTGGTCAGCGCGCGCGTTGGCTTGAGTTGGCACAATTGAACGCAGAGCAGGGCTTGCAGGCGCGTTTATCTGATAAACGCAATCACTTTAGTCGTGTCACTGCATTGCAAAAGTTGTTAGGCTTTGACGAACCGCCTGCGCATATGGAATGTTTTGATATCAGTCACTCCAGTGGTGAAGCCACCGTCGCGTCTTGCGTGGTATTTGGTCCTGATGGTCCGGATAAAAAACGTTATCGTTCCTTTAATATCGAAGGGGTTGAGCCGGGTGATGACTACGGCGCCATGAAACAAGCACTGACACGTCGTTATAAACGCGTGAAAAGTGGTGAACTAGATGCCCCTGATGTGTTGCTTATTGATGGCGGCAAAGGCCAGCTGACACAAGCCGAAACAGTATTAAAAGAGTTGGGTTTGGTGAATATCTTTTTATTGGGCGTGGCAAAAGGGGATACAAGAAAGCCAGGTTTAGAAACTTTGTATATCGGTTCTAAAGAAGATGAAGTCGTGTTGCCGCCAGATTCATCCGCTTTGCATTTGATCCAGCACATACGAGATGAGGCACACCGATTTGCCATTACAACCCATCGGCGTAGGCGCGACAAAAAGCGTCGACATTCGTCACTGGAAGGTATTCCTGGGATTGGCCCAAGTCGTCGCAAAGAGTTGCTTATGGCCTTTGGTGGTTATCAGGAATTACTCTCTGCAAGCCAGGAAGATATTGCAAAGGTGAAAGGGATCAGCGCTAAAAAAGCAGAAGACGTGTATCTTTATCTTCATAAAAGTTAA
- the pgsA gene encoding CDP-diacylglycerol--glycerol-3-phosphate 3-phosphatidyltransferase: MNIPNILTSVRIFMIPILVTIYYLPWEGRYYACAIIFALAAVTDWLDGYLARKLDQTTAFGAFFDPVADKLMVSIALVLLVASYANPLLTLASAVIVGREIVISALREWMAEMGKRASVAVSYIGKLKTTMQMLAIFILLGSRPDTFEAHVGEVVLIAAALLTLWSMYVYLKAAWPELMFKESNKK, encoded by the coding sequence ATGAACATACCAAATATATTGACTTCCGTACGGATTTTTATGATTCCGATATTGGTCACTATTTATTATTTGCCATGGGAAGGTCGCTATTACGCTTGTGCCATTATATTCGCATTAGCCGCGGTCACTGATTGGCTGGATGGTTACTTGGCCAGGAAGCTCGACCAAACCACCGCTTTTGGTGCTTTCTTTGACCCAGTCGCCGATAAACTCATGGTGTCAATTGCTTTGGTGTTGCTGGTGGCGAGTTATGCTAACCCTTTACTGACATTGGCCAGTGCTGTGATTGTAGGGCGCGAAATAGTGATTTCTGCTTTGCGTGAATGGATGGCTGAAATGGGCAAGCGCGCCAGCGTTGCAGTCTCTTACATTGGCAAGTTAAAAACGACGATGCAGATGTTGGCGATTTTTATTCTACTGGGCAGTCGTCCAGATACCTTCGAAGCCCATGTGGGTGAAGTTGTGCTTATTGCAGCGGCATTATTAACGCTTTGGTCAATGTATGTTTACCTGAAAGCCGCGTGGCCCGAGCTAATGTTCAAAGAGTCGAACAAAAAATAA
- a CDS encoding Arm DNA-binding domain-containing protein, which produces MATAYRKNNGWRGQVTIKTKEGFTTKREAMAWAANEERLAKESTSSDILDRPFSDALTRLAKKVDVLNLAKISGHTDLRIL; this is translated from the coding sequence ATGGCTACGGCTTACAGGAAGAATAATGGTTGGCGCGGTCAAGTGACAATAAAGACCAAAGAAGGGTTCACAACCAAACGCGAGGCTATGGCATGGGCTGCAAATGAAGAGCGATTGGCCAAGGAAAGCACTTCCTCTGATATTCTTGATCGCCCATTTTCTGATGCGCTGACTCGCTTAGCCAAGAAAGTTGATGTGCTTAACTTGGCTAAAATATCGGGCCATACGGATTTGCGGATTTTGTAG
- a CDS encoding nucleotidyl transferase AbiEii/AbiGii toxin family protein, which translates to MTKHTLAHHKTIVSALSNFNADFFCQNIIIFGGGTRIALELDEFRESIDIDFLCPNKKSYRAVRSNVTNSSLGDLVKTEFEYVREVRADRDGVRTIIKYQDTAIKLEFLSFDNYGLSYEYQKDVFNVPFLDRQSCFYTKLLANSDRKLQSPFKDIFDILAMYKCWGSIPSKSIELAEKHYGKRVVLSSLINALEDIMKNKSKYYQACENVKMKGSWPHDLIEVEVEVDKLLGEMRSV; encoded by the coding sequence ATGACTAAACACACCTTAGCTCATCATAAAACAATAGTATCAGCGTTAAGTAATTTTAACGCTGATTTTTTTTGTCAAAATATTATAATTTTTGGCGGAGGAACTCGTATAGCGCTTGAGCTTGACGAGTTCAGAGAATCTATTGATATTGATTTTCTTTGTCCGAACAAAAAGTCTTATAGGGCTGTAAGAAGTAATGTTACTAATTCAAGTCTTGGCGATCTAGTAAAAACAGAATTTGAATATGTAAGAGAAGTTCGTGCAGATCGCGATGGCGTTAGGACTATAATAAAATACCAAGATACAGCGATAAAGCTTGAATTTTTGAGCTTTGATAATTACGGGCTCTCTTATGAATATCAAAAGGATGTATTTAATGTTCCCTTCCTTGATAGGCAGTCCTGTTTTTACACAAAGTTGTTAGCAAACAGTGATAGAAAGCTACAGTCACCTTTTAAAGATATTTTTGATATACTTGCAATGTATAAATGCTGGGGATCAATACCCAGTAAGTCTATCGAGTTAGCTGAAAAACATTATGGAAAAAGAGTTGTTTTATCGAGCTTGATAAATGCATTAGAAGACATAATGAAGAATAAGTCGAAGTACTACCAGGCATGTGAAAATGTAAAAATGAAGGGGAGCTGGCCTCATGATCTTATAGAAGTAGAAGTAGAAGTGGATAAGCTTTTAGGTGAAATGCGATCAGTATAG
- a CDS encoding saccharopine dehydrogenase family protein has translation MKKNVLIIGGGGVARVVAHKCAQHNDTLGNIAIASRSVTKCDDIVASVLDKGSMKVEGRIQAFALDALDVSATVKLIQDTESQMVINVGSAFINMSVLEACIETGVAYLDTAIHEDPAKICETPPWYANYEWKRRELCKDKGVTAILGVGFDPGVVNAYAALAYNDYFDSVSDIDIIDINAGSHGKYFATNFDPEINFREFTGRVYSWQDSAWQENKMFEVSRTDDLPVVGKQTAYMTGHDEVHSISQNLNVPNVRFWMGFGEHYINVFTVLKSLGLLSEQPVKTAEGLEVIPLKVVKAVLPDPSSLAPDYTGKTCIGDVVKGLKDGKEKEVFIYNVADHKDAFNEVGSQGISYTAGVPPVAAAILVANGTWDAQEMRNVEQLDPKPFLALLNDMGLPTRIKDENGDRPFTL, from the coding sequence ATGAAAAAAAATGTCCTCATCATCGGTGGCGGAGGCGTGGCTCGAGTTGTAGCCCACAAATGCGCCCAACACAATGACACACTGGGCAATATCGCAATTGCTTCGCGCAGCGTTACGAAATGCGACGATATTGTAGCCAGTGTCCTCGACAAAGGCAGCATGAAGGTAGAGGGCCGCATTCAAGCATTCGCTCTTGACGCCCTTGATGTTTCCGCAACGGTTAAACTGATTCAAGACACAGAGTCACAAATGGTCATCAATGTTGGCTCTGCGTTTATTAACATGTCGGTTCTCGAAGCGTGCATTGAAACAGGCGTGGCGTACTTAGACACCGCAATACATGAAGACCCAGCAAAAATCTGTGAAACACCCCCTTGGTATGCAAACTACGAATGGAAACGCCGCGAATTATGTAAAGACAAAGGCGTGACCGCTATTCTTGGCGTAGGTTTTGATCCGGGTGTGGTCAATGCTTATGCCGCATTGGCTTACAATGACTATTTCGATAGCGTCAGCGACATCGATATTATTGATATTAATGCCGGTAGCCATGGCAAATATTTCGCTACAAACTTTGACCCAGAGATCAACTTCCGTGAATTTACCGGTCGTGTTTACTCTTGGCAAGACAGTGCATGGCAAGAAAACAAGATGTTCGAAGTCAGCCGAACAGACGACTTACCTGTTGTCGGTAAACAAACCGCTTACATGACAGGGCATGATGAAGTGCACTCTATTTCGCAAAACCTAAACGTACCAAACGTGCGCTTCTGGATGGGATTTGGCGAGCACTACATCAATGTATTTACCGTATTAAAAAGCCTAGGGCTTTTGTCTGAACAACCCGTTAAAACCGCGGAAGGCCTAGAAGTCATTCCATTAAAAGTGGTAAAAGCGGTACTGCCTGACCCTTCTTCTCTTGCCCCTGATTACACAGGCAAAACCTGCATCGGTGATGTAGTGAAAGGCTTAAAAGATGGCAAAGAAAAAGAAGTCTTTATCTACAACGTAGCCGATCATAAAGACGCGTTCAATGAAGTGGGTAGCCAAGGTATTTCTTACACCGCGGGCGTGCCACCGGTCGCCGCCGCTATCCTTGTTGCTAATGGCACTTGGGATGCCCAAGAAATGCGCAACGTAGAGCAACTCGACCCTAAACCCTTCTTAGCGTTACTAAACGACATGGGCTTACCGACGCGCATTAAAGACGAAAACGGCGACCGTCCGTTCACACTTTAA
- the nspC gene encoding carboxynorspermidine decarboxylase — MIKTPYYLIDKAALLKNLEKIAYVRQQSGAKSLLALKCFATWSVFDLMQEYMDGTTSSSLYEVKLGKTKFQGETHAYSVAFADDEIAEVLAHSDKVIFNSIGQLNRFKNISQDKTRGLRVNPQVSTSEFLIADPARPFSRLGEWDPKKIATVIDDISGFMFHNNCENDDFDRFDDMLTLIEENFGHLIEQVKWVSLGGGIHFTGDDYPIDQFCQRLKAFAEKYDIQVFLEPGEASITKSTTLEVTVLDTLFNGKNLAVVDSSIEAHMLDLLIYRENAKMAPCEGEHDYMICGKSCLAGDIFGEFKFDKTLKVGDRLSFQDAAGYTMVKKNWFNGVKMPSIAIRQLDGRIELVREFGYHDFEQNLS; from the coding sequence ATGATTAAGACACCTTATTACCTCATCGATAAAGCCGCGCTGCTAAAGAATTTAGAAAAGATAGCCTATGTGCGTCAGCAATCTGGCGCCAAGTCTTTGCTGGCACTTAAGTGCTTTGCAACTTGGTCTGTGTTCGATTTAATGCAAGAGTATATGGACGGTACAACGTCCTCGTCTTTATACGAAGTCAAATTGGGTAAGACCAAATTTCAAGGTGAAACTCACGCCTACAGCGTCGCCTTCGCAGACGATGAAATCGCTGAAGTACTTGCCCACTCGGATAAAGTCATTTTTAATTCGATTGGCCAGCTTAACCGCTTCAAAAACATCAGCCAAGACAAAACCCGCGGCCTACGCGTCAACCCTCAAGTCAGCACCTCGGAGTTTTTGATTGCTGATCCAGCGCGTCCTTTTAGCCGCCTTGGTGAATGGGATCCTAAAAAAATCGCCACGGTAATCGACGACATTTCAGGCTTCATGTTTCATAACAATTGTGAAAACGACGACTTTGACCGCTTTGATGACATGTTAACCCTCATTGAGGAAAACTTTGGTCACCTCATTGAGCAAGTAAAATGGGTCAGCCTCGGTGGTGGGATTCACTTTACCGGTGACGATTACCCTATCGATCAATTTTGCCAGCGCCTAAAAGCCTTCGCTGAAAAATACGATATTCAGGTATTTTTAGAACCTGGTGAAGCCAGCATCACGAAAAGTACGACCCTTGAAGTCACGGTATTAGACACCTTATTCAATGGCAAAAATCTGGCCGTGGTCGATAGTTCAATTGAAGCCCACATGTTGGACTTATTAATTTATCGAGAAAATGCGAAAATGGCGCCCTGTGAAGGTGAACATGACTACATGATTTGTGGAAAATCTTGCCTAGCGGGCGATATTTTTGGCGAATTCAAATTTGATAAGACACTAAAGGTGGGTGATCGCTTGTCGTTTCAAGACGCAGCCGGTTACACCATGGTGAAAAAGAACTGGTTCAACGGCGTCAAAATGCCGTCGATTGCCATTCGCCAATTGGATGGCCGCATCGAACTCGTTAGGGAATTCGGTTACCACGATTTCGAACAGAACTTGTCTTGA
- a CDS encoding NnrU family protein — protein MLVLVIGLVIFFGVHSIGMFAPKWRERAMAREGSLRWKLRFGMITLIATGFIIMGYMQMRVEPVWLWFPPLWTRHASALMMLVALFFVGSAFIPNSTMKNKMGYPLWIAVKIWALAHLLSNGTLADVMVFGGFLVWAIVGFAVYRRRDRKAGVVYKTSDKSSLRPNIVSLVFAMVSWIMIAFHLHLALIGVAPFV, from the coding sequence ATGTTGGTTTTAGTGATAGGTTTGGTGATTTTTTTTGGTGTGCATTCTATCGGTATGTTTGCACCAAAGTGGCGTGAAAGAGCCATGGCACGTGAAGGTTCCCTGCGTTGGAAATTACGCTTTGGTATGATAACCCTGATTGCGACGGGCTTTATTATAATGGGTTATATGCAAATGCGTGTGGAACCCGTGTGGTTGTGGTTTCCGCCGCTGTGGACGCGCCACGCGTCGGCATTGATGATGCTGGTAGCGTTGTTTTTCGTCGGTTCTGCTTTTATACCCAACAGTACGATGAAAAACAAAATGGGCTATCCATTGTGGATCGCAGTGAAAATTTGGGCGCTTGCACATTTGCTTAGTAATGGCACTTTGGCGGATGTCATGGTGTTTGGTGGCTTTTTGGTATGGGCGATTGTGGGCTTTGCTGTGTATCGCCGTCGAGACCGCAAAGCGGGTGTGGTGTACAAAACGTCCGATAAATCGAGTCTTCGACCTAATATTGTCTCGTTGGTGTTCGCGATGGTGTCTTGGATCATGATTGCCTTTCATTTGCACCTTGCTCTTATTGGCGTAGCGCCATTTGTATAA
- the yegD gene encoding molecular chaperone: MICGFDYGTSNCALGIVQDSAVRLVALEGNHSFLPSTLYALDRDLITEAVGRGMQGMTARHDFAQLRQNALTRAKRARYEEDIADDDQTVFFGRAAFEEYFQWPEEGYFVKSPKSFLGGTGLRAEHIYFFEDIVTLMMQNIKQRAEKSLGAEITHTVIGRPVNFQGLDAEASNRQALEILTTAGKRAGFKEIEFLYEPIAAGLDFEVKMTDNKTVLVVDIGGGTTDCAMVRMGPDYVKKDDRRGDFLAHTGERVGGNDLDIQIAGKHLMPLFGMDSLLKTGLPMPTQMYWNAITTNDVSAIATFNSMETKHQITQMRQDAAQPKLIERFMRMREEKHNYHIVRSAEEAKIALSDTHEHNVLLNYIEAGLSADITRDRLAASIASPLEKMLSLMSAAIEQAGEKPDVIYMTGGSAKSPVIRAAIQQRIGDIPVLDGDHFGSVAAGLTVWSERLFK, translated from the coding sequence ATGATTTGTGGATTTGATTACGGCACATCGAACTGCGCCCTGGGTATTGTGCAAGACTCAGCGGTGCGTTTGGTGGCATTGGAAGGCAATCATTCTTTTTTACCCTCTACGCTTTATGCGTTAGACCGAGACCTAATTACAGAAGCGGTCGGGCGTGGCATGCAAGGGATGACTGCGCGCCATGACTTTGCTCAGTTACGACAAAACGCGCTGACTAGAGCGAAGCGTGCACGTTATGAAGAAGACATCGCCGACGACGATCAAACGGTGTTTTTTGGTCGTGCGGCGTTTGAAGAATATTTCCAATGGCCGGAAGAAGGCTACTTTGTGAAATCCCCCAAGTCGTTCTTGGGTGGCACCGGCCTGCGTGCGGAGCACATCTATTTTTTCGAAGATATCGTGACCTTGATGATGCAAAACATCAAACAACGTGCGGAAAAAAGCCTAGGCGCTGAGATCACCCACACTGTGATCGGTCGTCCGGTGAACTTTCAAGGCTTAGACGCCGAAGCGAGTAATCGACAGGCCTTAGAAATACTCACCACCGCGGGCAAACGGGCGGGATTCAAAGAAATCGAATTTCTGTATGAGCCGATCGCGGCGGGGTTGGATTTTGAGGTCAAAATGACCGACAACAAAACCGTGTTAGTGGTCGACATCGGTGGCGGCACCACCGACTGCGCCATGGTACGAATGGGGCCAGATTACGTCAAAAAAGACGATCGCCGCGGTGACTTTTTGGCTCATACCGGTGAGCGTGTCGGCGGGAACGATTTAGACATACAAATTGCCGGTAAACATCTCATGCCGTTGTTTGGTATGGATTCTTTGTTAAAAACCGGTTTGCCCATGCCAACGCAGATGTATTGGAACGCGATCACGACCAATGATGTGTCGGCGATTGCGACGTTTAACAGTATGGAAACAAAGCATCAGATTACTCAGATGCGTCAAGACGCGGCGCAACCCAAGCTGATCGAACGCTTTATGCGTATGCGTGAAGAAAAGCACAATTACCACATTGTGCGAAGTGCAGAGGAAGCCAAAATCGCCTTGTCTGACACCCACGAGCATAACGTCTTGTTAAATTACATTGAAGCGGGACTGAGTGCGGACATCACTCGTGACAGATTAGCGGCTTCTATTGCGTCGCCGCTGGAAAAAATGTTGAGCTTGATGTCGGCTGCGATAGAGCAAGCTGGTGAAAAGCCGGATGTGATATACATGACCGGTGGTTCAGCAAAATCGCCTGTTATTCGTGCGGCGATTCAGCAGCGAATTGGCGATATCCCCGTACTAGACGGGGACCACTTTGGTAGCGTTGCCGCGGGCTTAACTGTCTGGTCTGAACGTCTTTTTAAGTAA
- a CDS encoding energy-coupling factor ABC transporter permease, producing MHIEPGVVDGAKIVLSYATALAAFGFSAKASIDMIKKDGFMSLVGRSVFTTLLVFAFFEILPHQTVGVSEVHLILGSTLFLIFGPAAASIGLILGLLTQGVLLAQFDLPQYGMNVTTLLLPLFAMSVVARRTIAANTAYVDISYQQAFKLSLTYQGGIVAWVAFWAFYGQGFGAENLASVATFGMAYLSVVLLEPLLDLAVLASAKNLQRFKKSTLIEARLFH from the coding sequence GTGCATATTGAACCAGGCGTTGTAGACGGCGCTAAAATTGTTTTAAGTTACGCTACGGCGTTAGCGGCGTTTGGCTTTTCTGCGAAAGCGTCCATCGACATGATCAAAAAAGACGGATTTATGTCCTTGGTGGGGCGCAGTGTATTCACGACGCTGCTTGTGTTTGCTTTTTTTGAAATATTGCCCCATCAAACGGTGGGTGTCTCCGAAGTGCATCTTATTTTGGGTTCAACTTTGTTTCTGATCTTTGGTCCAGCGGCGGCGTCCATTGGGCTTATTTTGGGATTACTCACTCAAGGCGTTCTGTTGGCGCAGTTTGACCTGCCTCAATACGGTATGAATGTGACCACATTGTTGTTGCCATTGTTTGCTATGTCTGTGGTTGCGCGTCGCACGATTGCGGCCAATACTGCTTACGTGGATATTAGCTACCAACAAGCATTCAAATTGTCTTTGACTTACCAAGGCGGCATCGTAGCTTGGGTAGCGTTTTGGGCATTTTATGGACAAGGTTTTGGTGCTGAGAATCTAGCGTCAGTGGCGACCTTTGGTATGGCGTACCTGAGCGTGGTTTTGCTTGAGCCCTTGTTAGACCTTGCGGTACTAGCGAGTGCAAAAAACCTCCAACGTTTCAAAAAATCTACATTGATTGAAGCGCGCTTGTTTCACTGA